One window from the genome of Gopherus evgoodei ecotype Sinaloan lineage chromosome 2, rGopEvg1_v1.p, whole genome shotgun sequence encodes:
- the LOC115646465 gene encoding tubulin beta-1 chain-like has translation MREIVHIQAGQCGNQIGAKFWEVISDEHGIDPTGSYHGDSDLQLERINVYYNEAAGNKYVPRAILVDLEPGTMDSVRSGPFGQIFRPDNFVFGQSGAGNNWAKGHYTEGAELVDSVLDVVRKESESCDCLQGFQLTHSLGGGTGSGMGTLLISKIREEYPDRIMNTFSVMPSPKVSDTVVEPYNATLSVHQLVENTDETYCIDNEALYDICFRTLKLTTPTYGDLNHLVSITMSGVTTCLRFPGQLNADLRKLAVNMVPFPRLHFFMPGFAPLTSRGSQQYRALTVPELTQQMFDSKNMMAACDPRHGRYLTVAAIFRGRMSMKEVDEQMLNVQNKNSSYFVEWIPNNVKTAVCDIPPRGLKMSATFIGNSTAIQELFKRISEQFTAMFRRKAFLHWYTGEGMDEMEFTEAESNMNDLVSEYQQYQDATADEQGEFEEEGEEDEA, from the exons ATGCGTGAGATCGTGCACATCCAGGCTGGCCAGTGCGGGAACCAGATCGGAGCCAAG TTCTGGGAGGTCATCAGTGATGAGCATGGCATTGACCCCACTGGCAGCTACCATGGCGACAGTGACTTGCAGCTAGAAAGGATCAACGTTTACTACAATGAAGCTGCTG GTAATAAGTATGTACCCCGTGCAATCCTTGTCGATTTGGAGCCTGGTACAATGGACTCTGTCCGATCTGGACCATTTGGCCAAATCTTCAGACCTGACAACTTTGTCTTTG GTCAGAGTGGTGCTGGAAACAACTGGGCAAAAGGCCACTACACAGAGGGAGCTGAGCTAGTGGACTCTGTCCTGGATGTGGTAAGGAAGGAATCGGAAAGCTGTGACTGTCTACAGGGTTTCCAGCTGACTCATTCTCTAGGTGGTGGCACAGGGTCTGGGATGGGAACTCTCCTCATCAGCAAAATTAGGGAGGAGTACCCAGACCGTATCATGAACACCTTCAGTGTAATGCCATCTCCGAAGGTGTCAGACACAGTGGTTGAACCCTACAATGCCACCCTTTCTGTCCACCAGTTGGTGGAGAATACAGATGAAACCTACTGTATTGACAATGAGGCCTTGTATGACATTTGCTTTCGCACACTGAAACTCACAACCCCTACCTATGGGGATCTGAACCACCTGGTCTCCATTACCATGAGTGGTGTGACAACCTGCCTCCGGTTTCCCGGACAGCTGAATGCTGATCTCCGCAAACTGGCGGTCAATATGGTGCCTTTCCCCCGTCTGCATTTCTTCATGCCAGGGTTTGCCCCTCTTACTAGCCGTGGAAGTCAGCAGTACCGGGCTCTGACGGTGCCAGAGCTAACACAGCAGATGTTTGATTCTAAAAACATGATGGCAGCCTGTGATCCCCGCCATGGCCGCTACCTGACTGTGGCAGCAATATTCCGTGGCCGAATGTCCATGAAGGAGGTGGATGAGCAGATGCTCAATGTCCAGAACAAAAACAGCAGCTACTTTGTCGAATGGATCCCCAATAATGTCAAGACAGCTGTCTGTGACATTCCCCCCCGTGGCCTCAAAATGTCTGCCACTTTCATTGGGAACAGCACAGCCATTCAGGAGCTGTTCAAGAGAATCTCTGAGCAGTTCACGGCCATGTTCCGGCGTAAGGCTTTCTTGCACTGGTACACTGGTGAGGGCATGGATGAGATGGagttcactgaagcagagagCAACATGAATGACCTGGTCTCAGAATATCAGCAATACCAAGATGCCACTGCTGATGAGCAGGGGGAATTtgaagaggaaggagaggaggatgaGGCTTAA
- the LOC115646466 gene encoding tubulin beta-2 chain isoform X2, translating to MREIVHIQAGQCGNQIGAKFWEVISDEHGIDPTGSYHGDSDLQLERINVYYNEASGNKYVPRAILVDLEPGTMDSVRSGPFGQIFRPDNFVFGQSGAGNNWAKGHYTEGAELVDSVLDVVRKESESCDCLQGFQLTHSLGGGTGSGMGTLLISKIREEYPDRIMNTFSVMPSPKVSDTVVEPYNATLSVHQLVENTDETYCIDNEALYDICFRTLKLTTPTYGDLNHLVSATMSGVTTCLRFPGQLNADLRKLAVNMVPFPRLHFFMPGFAPLTSRGSQQYRALTVPELTQQMFDSKNMMAACDPRHGRYLTVAAIFRGRMSMKEVDEQMLNVQNKNSSYFVEWIPNNVKTAVCDIPPRGLKMSATFIGNSTAIQELFKRISEQFTAMFRRKAFLHWYTGEGMDEMEFTEAESNMNDLVSEYQQYQDATADEQGEFEEEGEEDEA from the exons ATGCGTGAGATCGTGCACATCCAGGCTGGCCAGTGCGGGAACCAGATTGGAGCCAAG TTCTGGGAGGTCATCAGTGATGAGCATGGCATCGACCCCACTGGCAGCTACCATGGTGACAGTGACTTGCAGCTAGAAAGGATCAACGTTTACTACAATGAAGCCTCTg GTAATAAGTATGTACCCCGTGCAATCCTTGTTGACTTGGAGCCTGGGACAATGGACTCTGTCAGATCTGGACCATTTGGCCAGATCTTCAGACCTGACAACTTTGTCTTTG GTCAGAGTGGTGCTGGAAACAACTGGGCAAAAGGCCACTACACAGAGGGAGCTGAGCTAGTGGACTCTGTCCTGGATGTGGTAAGGAAGGAATCGGAAAGCTGTGACTGTCTACAGGGTTTCCAGCTGACCCATTCTCTAGGTGGTGGCACAGGGTCTGGGATGGGAACTCTCCTCATCAGCAAAATTAGGGAGGAGTACCCAGACCGTATCATGAACACCTTCAGTGTAATGCCATCTCCGAAGGTGTCAGACACAGTGGTTGAACCCTACAATGCCACCCTTTCTGTCCACCAGTTGGTGGAGAATACAGATGAAACCTACTGTATTGACAATGAGGCCTTGTATGACATTTGCTTCCGCACACTGAAACTCACAACCCCTACCTATGGGGACCTCAACCACCTGGTCTCCGCGACCATGAGTGGTGTGACAACCTGCCTCCGGTTTCCCGGACAGCTGAATGCTGATCTCCGCAAGCTGGCAGTCAATATGGTGCCTTTCCCTCGTCTGCATTTCTTCATGCCAGGGTTTGCCCCTCTAACTAGCCGTGGAAGCCAGCAGTACCGGGCTCTGACGGTGCCAGAGCTAACACAGCAGATGTTTGATTCTAAAAACATGATGGCAGCCTGTGATCCCCGCCATGGCCGCTACCTGACTGTGGCAGCAATATTCCGTGGCCGAATGTCCATGAAGGAGGTGGATGAGCAGATGCTCAATGTCCAGAACAAAAACAGCAGCTACTTTGTCGAATGGATCCCCAATAATGTCAAGACAGCTGTCTGTGACATTCCCCCCCGTGGCCTCAAAATGTCTGCCACTTTCATTGGGAACAGCACAGCCATTCAGGAGCTGTTCAAGAGAATCTCTGAGCAGTTCACGGCCATGTTCCGGCGTAAGGCTTTCTTGCACTGGTACACTGGTGAGGGCATGGATGAGATGGagttcactgaagcagagagCAACATGAATGACCTGGTCTCAGAATATCAGCAATACCAAGATGCCACTGCTGATGAGCAGGGGGAATTtgaagaggaaggagaggaggatgaG GCTTAA
- the LOC115646466 gene encoding tubulin beta-2 chain isoform X1, with protein MREIVHIQAGQCGNQIGAKFWEVISDEHGIDPTGSYHGDSDLQLERINVYYNEASGNKYVPRAILVDLEPGTMDSVRSGPFGQIFRPDNFVFGQSGAGNNWAKGHYTEGAELVDSVLDVVRKESESCDCLQGFQLTHSLGGGTGSGMGTLLISKIREEYPDRIMNTFSVMPSPKVSDTVVEPYNATLSVHQLVENTDETYCIDNEALYDICFRTLKLTTPTYGDLNHLVSATMSGVTTCLRFPGQLNADLRKLAVNMVPFPRLHFFMPGFAPLTSRGSQQYRALTVPELTQQMFDSKNMMAACDPRHGRYLTVAAIFRGRMSMKEVDEQMLNVQNKNSSYFVEWIPNNVKTAVCDIPPRGLKMSATFIGNSTAIQELFKRISEQFTAMFRRKAFLHWYTGEGMDEMEFTEAESNMNDLVSEYQQYQDATADEQGEFEEEGEEDEA; from the exons ATGCGTGAGATCGTGCACATCCAGGCTGGCCAGTGCGGGAACCAGATTGGAGCCAAG TTCTGGGAGGTCATCAGTGATGAGCATGGCATCGACCCCACTGGCAGCTACCATGGTGACAGTGACTTGCAGCTAGAAAGGATCAACGTTTACTACAATGAAGCCTCTg GTAATAAGTATGTACCCCGTGCAATCCTTGTTGACTTGGAGCCTGGGACAATGGACTCTGTCAGATCTGGACCATTTGGCCAGATCTTCAGACCTGACAACTTTGTCTTTG GTCAGAGTGGTGCTGGAAACAACTGGGCAAAAGGCCACTACACAGAGGGAGCTGAGCTAGTGGACTCTGTCCTGGATGTGGTAAGGAAGGAATCGGAAAGCTGTGACTGTCTACAGGGTTTCCAGCTGACCCATTCTCTAGGTGGTGGCACAGGGTCTGGGATGGGAACTCTCCTCATCAGCAAAATTAGGGAGGAGTACCCAGACCGTATCATGAACACCTTCAGTGTAATGCCATCTCCGAAGGTGTCAGACACAGTGGTTGAACCCTACAATGCCACCCTTTCTGTCCACCAGTTGGTGGAGAATACAGATGAAACCTACTGTATTGACAATGAGGCCTTGTATGACATTTGCTTCCGCACACTGAAACTCACAACCCCTACCTATGGGGACCTCAACCACCTGGTCTCCGCGACCATGAGTGGTGTGACAACCTGCCTCCGGTTTCCCGGACAGCTGAATGCTGATCTCCGCAAGCTGGCAGTCAATATGGTGCCTTTCCCTCGTCTGCATTTCTTCATGCCAGGGTTTGCCCCTCTAACTAGCCGTGGAAGCCAGCAGTACCGGGCTCTGACGGTGCCAGAGCTAACACAGCAGATGTTTGATTCTAAAAACATGATGGCAGCCTGTGATCCCCGCCATGGCCGCTACCTGACTGTGGCAGCAATATTCCGTGGCCGAATGTCCATGAAGGAGGTGGATGAGCAGATGCTCAATGTCCAGAACAAAAACAGCAGCTACTTTGTCGAATGGATCCCCAATAATGTCAAGACAGCTGTCTGTGACATTCCCCCCCGTGGCCTCAAAATGTCTGCCACTTTCATTGGGAACAGCACAGCCATTCAGGAGCTGTTCAAGAGAATCTCTGAGCAGTTCACGGCCATGTTCCGGCGTAAGGCTTTCTTGCACTGGTACACTGGTGAGGGCATGGATGAGATGGagttcactgaagcagagagCAACATGAATGACCTGGTCTCAGAATATCAGCAATACCAAGATGCCACTGCTGATGAGCAGGGGGAATTtgaagaggaaggagaggaggatgaGGCTTAA